The stretch of DNA ATAGACAAAGGATGTTCCAAAAGTGAGGATTAAATAATCGGTTTGCTTCAGAAAATCTGTTGCCCTTTTCAGTTCCTGATTAATGCGTTGAAGGCATTGATTTTGGTCGGTATTTGAAAATTTACCGTGGTGCTTCCAACTGTGCCATTGTTCATTGAAGTAGTGTAAGTCGTTGATGGTAAAAGGTTTTTCGGCGAGCAAACTTTGCAGACAAGCATTGAGAGACATAGGATTGTACAAAATACCAAAGGGGTTCACCATTGCAGGAAATTTTAGGCTTTGCATTTGGTTTCCAATATTTTCTGTAAAACATGAACCTATGAATAGGCATTTGTTTTGGTAGGTAATTTTGTGAGGCGAAGGAATCACTTGAATAGATGTTCTAAATTCCATCGACTATTTTTTTGATTTGTTCTATACTCAAACCCGTTGTTTTGCTCACTATTTCGATGTCGGCGAATTGCAGCATGGTTTTGGCAATTTGTTCTTTTTCTTTTTCTGCTTTCTCCAATGCTTCTAACCTTTGTTGCTCTGCTTTCTCCAATGCTGCCTTTTTTTCTTTTTCCGCTTGCTCCAAGATTTCCTTCTCTCGTTTTTGAACATCTTGTTCAATCAAATCCCCATATTCTGTTCGGTATTCTATCTCTCGAAGTTGTCGTTCGGTATAGCCCGACAAATCCAAATCACCAAAAGCTTCGACTACTTCATCTGTGTGAATGGCGTTTCGTATTTGTTCGGCTCGTCTTGGGTCAGGAATCACATCCAATACCAGCCATTCAGCCAAAGTATTTTGATGTTGAGTCCGCAAGATTTTTACCAATTCCTTCCATTTTGGTAGATTTCGAGGGTACAATGCCTTGATGGTCCAGTCAAATGTCCAATCCGAATCCTCTTTGTTGGAACACAAAGAAACCGTTTCTACAATATCGTTGTGCGGAGGTTTGAGGTCAAACAACCAGCACACACTGTAACAAGCAACGACATTGGAGTAATCGTCACCAGACTTGAATTGGCTGGAATAATTGCGACAATGGTAGTCCAAAAATCGAGGAATAGCCAATTTGTTGGTGCCTTTTTGGATTTCTATCAAGATTCGATTTCCTTCTTGGTCTTTGCAGAAAATATCTATGACATTGTGTTTGCTTTCATTGACCAATCTATTTTTTCCCTTAATGATGAATTCCGTTTCGCTAAAAGATACTTCTTGAATAGGAGATTTTAAGTTTTCTTTCAATACGGCATTGAGAAAAGCTCGTGTGATGTGCGGTTTTTTGCCAAACACTCTTTTGAAGAAAATATCGTATTTTATTCGTCCAAATTCCATGAGATTTTTATATTTTGAAAACTCTGGCAAAATAGCTGCCCATTTCCTCGACCAAGGCATCTTTATTATCCTCTACTTCAATGCCTGCCAATGCTTTAGCCAAGCGTTTTTTGTACTCCAACTGCATTTGGCGACCAATTTGGATGCGCTGTGCTTGTGGTGAACCTGCGCCGTGCATAGATTCGGTGAGATAGCCAACGGCATTGCGTCCGAGAGTCATGTTTTCTATCAAACGCAAAATTCGCATTCGATGTTCTGTTTTGACATCTGCCCGTCCTTGCAAATATTTTTGGATCAATTTACCGATTTTGGGATGGTTCAGTTCTTGTTCAGAAGGCATAGTAGCAACCAATCCGCCCGCCAAGTCTTGCGCCAATCGTCCAATTTCGTAGGGCATTTTGGTGACATGGTGTTTGCAGACATTCGACAACATTCCGTCACAGATATAGGCTCCCGATTTGGTGGCATACCCTTGATGGGAAGACGCAATTCCTGTGGCGTAAATGGTTTCGTTGAGATGGGTCATTTCCACGAGTTTGTCCTTGATGTGCGATACATTTGGGATACCATTGTAGTCTGCAATGGTTGCTGCTGCGCCAATCAAAACATCCCCCAATCCGCTTTTGCAGACATAGCTCCTTCGGTGATAGGCGGTGAAACGCTCTACCAACATGGAAGCAAAATCGTATTCGCCATCCATGAAAATATATTTGTTGGGAATAAATACTTCCTCAAAAATCACCATTGCCTCCTGTCCTCCATATTTTGCATTTCCAACATCTATATCTCCTGCTTCCATGCTCCGCATATCACAACTTTGCCGACCGTATATATAAGTAATTCCTTTTGCATCAACGGGTACTGCACCAACAATTGCATAATCTTTGTCGCCTTCTCCCAATCGCATCGTTGGCATGACCAGCATCCAATGTGAATTAATGCAGCCTGTTTGGTGGGCTTTTGCGCCGCTGATGTAAACTCCTTCGGCGGTTCGGCGGACAACATGCACAAACATATCTGGGTCAGCTTGTTGGTGTGGGGCCAAACTTCTGTCACCTTTCACATCAGTCATCGCTCCTCCAATCACATGGTTGTAGCGATGCGTAAGGGCGATGAACTCTTTGAAGCGTTGGTGATAAGGAGTATTGTATTTTTCATCTATTTCGTAACTAACTGAATACAAAGAATTAAAAGCATCCATTCCAACGCAGCGTTGAAAACAAGTACCTGTCAATTGTCCTAATTTTCGCTGCATTTTGTTCTGCAATACCATATCCTCGGTACTTGTCACAACGTGTAAGAAACGGCTGATACGCTCTCCTGTGAAAGGTGAAATGACGGATGCCAATTCGGGGGCTTCAATGGCTAAATCATACGTCCGCGCAAGGGCATTGATGGACGGCCGAATCATGGGATGGTCAACGGGTTCTTCAACGAGCTCTCCAAAAAGATAAATTACTAATTTTCTTCCTCTTAGGCTATTGATGTAGTCTTCGCCTGTGGTGATTTTTTTGTGTTTGGGAGGAGATATTGTATCTGGTAACATCTTGATTGCGTAATTTTAAGGAAATAAGGATTGTTGTATTTGGGATGTCCAACAACATTTTCCAAAGATATTAAATCCTTTTTAAAATCAGGCATCCGCTTTCACTTCCATTTCAACTTCCTCCTATTCAAAATATTCATCATAAATCCATTTACTCCCCACAAAATCAAACTGAAGGCAATGGCAGTGAGCCAATTATTGACATAAAAACCCACAGTCAATTGATCTATCATCAATATCAATGCAGAATTGAGAATGAGAATGAATAAGCCTAATGTTGTGAGGGTTTTTGGCAAGGTTAAAAAGGCAAGTATCGGGCGGCTAAAGGTATTGATTACTGCAAGCCACATAGATACGACAAAAGCTGCCATAAAGCCCTTGACAAGTACACCCGGTAATATATATGCAGTGATGACCACTGCAATACTATTGATGAGTAAATTCACCAATCGCTTTTGCATGGAGTTCTTACTTTGGTTAACTTAAATATTTCCAAAAAAGGTGGGCTTCTATTTTAATGACCAAAAAGACATAGAAGTTCCAGAATCGTTGATTTTTCTTCGATTTTTATGTTTAAGAGTGGTAAGAGAATGGTTTAAATTCGAGCGTACACCTACCAATTCCGTGTATTGAAAGTGGAGCATCTATTTCCCGAATTTTGGTAATAAACAAAAGTAAATCAATAAAAAATGATGTTGTGGTTGGTATATAGTAGATGGCAGAAAAATAATTCCTTTTGATTGATTACTTATATCTTGTGATACGGAAAAGGAGGCGATGGGTTGGGTTTTGAATGTCTGTTTAATGTAAAGAAATTGAATTAGGGGATATTTATAAAAAATGCTTATCAGATATGTGGAACAATATCCGATAAGCATTGAAGGTATAGTCTATGAAACTTGATTTTTAGTTAGTAGGTTTGTCTGGAGCGGGTGCACTTGCATGAAAATCTTGAAAAACCCTTTGTGCATATTGGTCTAATAATTCCAGCACACGTTCACGTTTATCGGATTTTACAATCATTCCTATGTGGTGGTCTTTGTACATTTTCCAGCAGATTTCAGCATCCGTAAAGCTGCTGTAGTCAGGATGTTGGTACTTGATGAGGGATACAATAATACCTGTATAATGCTTTTGAATCTTGGGTAGTTTATAGCCACCGCCCGTAGCTTTCGCCACTTCAATTTTTGCCCACTCTCCCCATAAGTTGATGTCAGACGAAAATTCTACCATTTCGGCAAGATGTGCGCCTCCTACTCTTGAAGAAGTTTCTAAAAAGTAAAACTCGCCCGTTTCTTTCGACTTGATATACTCTGTATGAGAGGCACTGTATTGCATTCCAAAAGCTTTCATCACTTCTTTGTTGAGTTTCTGCAATTCTTTGTCATCTTTTCCGCCATATTGTGCTATACTTGAACGGAATATACCTCCGCCATGAGCTACTTCAAAGGGAGTATTTAGGTATTGTGAAGTACGTGCAAAAATTACTTTACCATCTACACTCAAAGCATCTACATGAAACACATCTCCTGGCCGAAACTGCTCAATGAGGTAATTGTGTCTTTTTTCACCGAGTTTTTCTAGATGTTTCCAAAGATCTTCGGCAGAATGAATTTTGGTAATCCCCGTTGCAGAGGCTTCTGAGCGTGGTTTGACCAACCAAGGGGCTTCTACTTTTGCTACATAATCATGAATTTCTTGGTCGTTGAATAAACCACTAAATGCAGGAACATTGATTCCTGCATCTGCTGCTTTCACCCGCATGGCCAATTTATCACGAAAATAGCGGCAAGTTGTTTGCCCCATTCCTGAAATGCGAAAATGCTCTCTTAGCAATGCTGCTTTTTCTACATCAAAATCATCCAATGCTACAATTCTATCTATCTTTCTGGTTCGCATCAACCAAGACATCCCTTGAATCATATCTGCTTGATTCCATTGTCCGTCCTCATTTTCCACCATATAAAATGTTTCATCAATAGCTTCTTTAGGCCATTTTTCATGCTCCAGTTTTTTAGATGTAAGCAAATACACTTTACTGCCTGTTGCTTTACAAGCACGTAGAAAATCTGCTCCTTTAAAAAAAGAAGCGATACAGAGAAAGGTTGGTTTCATATCCATATTTTGTTGATGTAAAATAGAATTGTTAGGTTTGAGTGTTGATTTTGGGGGCGCAAAGGTAGAAAAATTGAAGGAGGAAAAACAGATACGAAGGTTAATATTTCGTTAAGAAAAAACGGATTGATTAGAGTGATATTTACCTCTAACCAATCCGTTTTAGGAACACCGCATTGATTTGTTTGTGTTATTGTTGTGAGCGAATCGAATGCAAGTTGTATTTCAATTGCTCTACTTTTTGGATTTGTTCGTGGGTCATTTTATTTCTATCTTCTTGAATCAAGCTATTTTGTTCAATATCTGTTTCTGCTTTATTGATTGCTTGTTTATAATTTTCAATGTCTTTGACAAGTTGGTCGTATTCAGCCTGCAATTTTTGTCTGGCCTTGTCCATTTGGTACAAAGTTTTTTCTTCTGTTTCTAATTCTTCGCTCACTGCTTTGTAGGATTCTGTAATTGCAAAATCTCGTATCATTGCCAAACCTACTTCGTATTTTTCTGCATTGGTAGGGCTTGCGAGATATCCTTTTTCTTCTCCCAAATCGAAAAATACTTTTAGAAGAGTACCTTCTGGATGTGGCTGAACCATTGAGTAGATATCTACTGTATTTTCGCTGAGTCCGTCAATGTATGCCTCTTTAGATAAAAATTCACTTCCATACATTTTTGGTTTTGCACCAAAGTCTTTGAGATATTTTTTCCAACTTTTTGCTACATCAACTGCATTCGCACTCGGAATAGATACCCTGATTCCTGGTCGCTGTCCTTGACTCATAAACTCGAAGATTTCTGTTGATTCAACAGCGGGAGGAGCTTCCAATTCTATTTGTAGCGGACCGATTGTTACCGTTTGTTTACCATTATCTTGAGAAGGAGGAATGGGAGTTTCACCCATTTGCATTGAAGGTTGTGACGATTCGGCGGGTTTGTTATTACTTGCATTTGGGGGGATAAATTGGTATTGATTGGGGGTTTGTGCAAGGGAACTTTCCGCAAACATCATCAATAATCCAGCAAGTATCGTAAGTATGACTTTAGATTTTTCCATATTACTAATATAAGGGTTTTTATTGAAATTTTAAATGATTGTTGAAATTTTGGTATTATTGGTTAAAAATAAGCCCTAATACTGCGATAAGCACTATTAGGGCTTGCTATAATAGGATTTATTGTAGCAAAGTTAAAAAAATATCTTGCAGTTACTAACTACAACGAATTTTTGAGGTGATATGGTATATATTATCTACCGACCAATTCTCAATCCATTTTTATATTTTACCACAAAAGCATCGCCATAGCCCCGTTGTTTTAATTCTAACAAGGCTTGTTCTACATTTGTTTTATCTGTGAAACTACCTAAAATAACCCGTTTTACACCTGTACTAGTTGTTTCGGTATCGACAAATCCCAAATCGTTTAGTTGATTGAAAGTTGCCATATCTGGTGAGCGATAAGCACCCAACTGAATTTTATATTCTGTGCCTTCTCCGATTGAGCTTGAGGAAGATGCAGTAAAGTCCGTTGTAATATCAGTATCATCAATTGTCTCGGTAGTCGTTGCAGTAGTAGTTGTGGTCGTTGTGTTATTCGTATCTGGCACATAATAATCATAAACACCTTTGCCTGAAGTAGATGTTCCTGATTGAATACAACAATTTTTATCAAGGATCACTTCACCTGTAATGGGGTCTCTGTCATAGTAAGTAGGCGTATTGTTGTTGGTGTAAGGCGTGGTAGTGCTTGAACTGCTACCACTATATGTGCTGGAATTGGAGGTACTTGAATCGATATTGTAGTCATAACTTGAAGTAGAGGAACTGCTGCTACTTGAACTTGAATAACTGCTGCTTCCGCTGCTACTTGTATGTGATAGTCGTTTACCACCACTACCAAAATAACGAGGTAGGCTATAAATTGCATTGGAGTTATATCCTGTAATTACAAATTCAGTACGTCTATTTTCTTGATGTTTGCCTTCATCACAAGGTACGCCATCTGCACATTCGTTGGTCAATTGGTTTTCACCATAACCTTTTGCAGTCATTCTGCTGGGCACTACACCACGTGAGGTGATGTAATTTAAGGCAGATTGCGCTCGTTTATCAGAGAGGTCATCATTATAAGGATGTGTTCCTCTGGAATCTGTATGAGAACGAAGGTCAATGACTATACCTGGATTTTCGAACATAAACTTCACCACTTTGTCCAATTCTATAGATGCATCTGAACGTATGTTGGATTTGTCAAAATCATAGTAGATGTGGTTCAATTGAGGTAAAACTCCGTCCAAGATAGGGTGATTTGGATCACTTCCCTTTCCATCATCTTTGAAAGTAATATCTGTTTTATTGCTATTTGGTGTGTTTCCGTTTGATATACTGCTATTTCCTTCTCCAATATTGGTTCGAGGGTCTCCTCCTTGGCTGTAAGGATTGTCACCGTCTCCAGTATATGGATTGTCACTATTTCCATTATATGGGTTGCCGCCATTACCACTATTTCCACGATTTGTATTGTTTGCATCTAAAGGAATTGGAGCAATTTCAATGTCCATACCTATCTTATTTTGCAGTGGATCTTCGCAGTCTATTCCTCTTGTAGAAACCGTCTTATTGGCAGTGAAATAGAATTCTTTGGTAGCATATATTACATAATCTGACTCAGAATTTAAGTAAGACTGATACATCCCATCCGATTCGGTGACGAAGGTATTGTCATCACGGGTATCGGCATTGGTGATTGTGACAATGGCACCGCTAACAGGCAATCCTGTGGCTTTGTCGATTACCATTCCTTTCACTTCGCATCCTCCTTCGCCTGATGGGCCTGAACCTTCTGGACAGATTGGAATTTTCACGTTTATTTGTCTACCGTTCATACCTCCTACTGTAGAGATGCTTTCTTTTCCTTCTTGGTAGCCCATTTTGGTTGCTACAACGGTATATTCCTTATCAGGTGAAACAGGAAAGCTGAAAGTTCCATTGAAGGTAGTTTTCTTTTTTTGCATGATTTTAGCTCCATCCATCAATTGTACCATCGAACCTTCAATGGGTACTTGTGTATTGCAGTCAATGACTACACCTGTCATGATGTTGGTAAGTTTAGTGAAACTGTAAATATCATCGTCCCCTTTTCCGCCAGAACGGTTAGAAGAAAAATATCCTTTCTTATTGGTTGCGTCAATAATCATTGCAAAATCATCACCATTCGTATTGATAGGATAGCGAAGGTTGTCAGGACTACTCCAAGTTCCATCTTCCAATAACATGGTTGAGAAAAGGTCTAAACCTCCCAATCCAGGAAGTGCATCGGATGCAAAATAAAGGGTGCCGTCATCAGCCATAAAAGGAAACATTTCGTGCCCTTCGGTATTGATTTCTGGCCCCAAGTTCTCGGGTGCTCCCCAACTATCACCACTTCTATAACTGACATACATATCTACGCCACCATAACCTCCTGGCATATCTGAAG from Chitinophagales bacterium encodes:
- a CDS encoding Rpn family recombination-promoting nuclease/putative transposase, coding for MEFGRIKYDIFFKRVFGKKPHITRAFLNAVLKENLKSPIQEVSFSETEFIIKGKNRLVNESKHNVIDIFCKDQEGNRILIEIQKGTNKLAIPRFLDYHCRNYSSQFKSGDDYSNVVACYSVCWLFDLKPPHNDIVETVSLCSNKEDSDWTFDWTIKALYPRNLPKWKELVKILRTQHQNTLAEWLVLDVIPDPRRAEQIRNAIHTDEVVEAFGDLDLSGYTERQLREIEYRTEYGDLIEQDVQKREKEILEQAEKEKKAALEKAEQQRLEALEKAEKEKEQIAKTMLQFADIEIVSKTTGLSIEQIKKIVDGI
- a CDS encoding phage holin family protein, translating into MQKRLVNLLINSIAVVITAYILPGVLVKGFMAAFVVSMWLAVINTFSRPILAFLTLPKTLTTLGLFILILNSALILMIDQLTVGFYVNNWLTAIAFSLILWGVNGFMMNILNRRKLKWK
- a CDS encoding 4-hydroxyphenylacetate 3-hydroxylase N-terminal domain-containing protein codes for the protein MLPDTISPPKHKKITTGEDYINSLRGRKLVIYLFGELVEEPVDHPMIRPSINALARTYDLAIEAPELASVISPFTGERISRFLHVVTSTEDMVLQNKMQRKLGQLTGTCFQRCVGMDAFNSLYSVSYEIDEKYNTPYHQRFKEFIALTHRYNHVIGGAMTDVKGDRSLAPHQQADPDMFVHVVRRTAEGVYISGAKAHQTGCINSHWMLVMPTMRLGEGDKDYAIVGAVPVDAKGITYIYGRQSCDMRSMEAGDIDVGNAKYGGQEAMVIFEEVFIPNKYIFMDGEYDFASMLVERFTAYHRRSYVCKSGLGDVLIGAAATIADYNGIPNVSHIKDKLVEMTHLNETIYATGIASSHQGYATKSGAYICDGMLSNVCKHHVTKMPYEIGRLAQDLAGGLVATMPSEQELNHPKIGKLIQKYLQGRADVKTEHRMRILRLIENMTLGRNAVGYLTESMHGAGSPQAQRIQIGRQMQLEYKKRLAKALAGIEVEDNKDALVEEMGSYFARVFKI
- a CDS encoding OmpA family protein, whose amino-acid sequence is MKHNRLIVILFLFIACVLQLSEADAQTQDPRVKKANSLFDRFSFPEAAEEYKRVLAKDDIAEAKIKLADTYRYMNMPVEAEYWYEQVVELAESEPIHKYYYAMALKANGKFEEAKEFFLEYAQLVPADTRGLRQVEACEESTYFLTDPGIYEVSLANNINSSLADFGPAFYKEGIVYASEQSEKHAQRTYNWRNAPFLDLFYSENESDENPSELGTPESFKGKVNTWMHEGTVSFSKDFETMYFTRNNYFKGKIGYDTEEKLKTVNLQIYESKSEGDKWGEIKSIPFNSDDYSVGHPALSPDGQALYFASDMPGGYGGVDMYVSYRSGDSWGAPENLGPEINTEGHEMFPFMADDGTLYFASDALPGLGGLDLFSTMLLEDGTWSSPDNLRYPINTNGDDFAMIIDATNKKGYFSSNRSGGKGDDDIYSFTKLTNIMTGVVIDCNTQVPIEGSMVQLMDGAKIMQKKKTTFNGTFSFPVSPDKEYTVVATKMGYQEGKESISTVGGMNGRQINVKIPICPEGSGPSGEGGCEVKGMVIDKATGLPVSGAIVTITNADTRDDNTFVTESDGMYQSYLNSESDYVIYATKEFYFTANKTVSTRGIDCEDPLQNKIGMDIEIAPIPLDANNTNRGNSGNGGNPYNGNSDNPYTGDGDNPYSQGGDPRTNIGEGNSSISNGNTPNSNKTDITFKDDGKGSDPNHPILDGVLPQLNHIYYDFDKSNIRSDASIELDKVVKFMFENPGIVIDLRSHTDSRGTHPYNDDLSDKRAQSALNYITSRGVVPSRMTAKGYGENQLTNECADGVPCDEGKHQENRRTEFVITGYNSNAIYSLPRYFGSGGKRLSHTSSSGSSSYSSSSSSSSSTSSYDYNIDSSTSNSSTYSGSSSSTTTPYTNNNTPTYYDRDPITGEVILDKNCCIQSGTSTSGKGVYDYYVPDTNNTTTTTTTATTTETIDDTDITTDFTASSSSSIGEGTEYKIQLGAYRSPDMATFNQLNDLGFVDTETTSTGVKRVILGSFTDKTNVEQALLELKQRGYGDAFVVKYKNGLRIGR